A genomic window from Halorubrum lacusprofundi ATCC 49239 includes:
- the pheA gene encoding prephenate dehydratase, with amino-acid sequence MNAVTLGPAGTYSHRAARAVAAEVSFRESVTAIVDAVAAGEFERGVVPIENSIEGSVTESLDALADYDVSVTREIVTPIRHALLAQGPEFEVVASHSQALAQCRNWLEEHYPNAGLEAVASTARGVERAREDARVAGIGHPDNAGDDLEILAEDIQDRTSNATRFLVVAPESARSDAGGKTTLIVYPNANYPGLLLELLEAFADRNLNLSRIESRPSGERLGDYLFHFDVDAGLYEEHMAKAVEDVEAIADNGWVRVLGSYDTEHVLE; translated from the coding sequence ATGAACGCCGTCACGCTCGGTCCCGCCGGCACGTACTCGCACCGTGCGGCGCGGGCCGTCGCCGCCGAGGTGTCGTTCCGCGAGTCGGTCACCGCCATCGTCGACGCCGTCGCGGCCGGCGAGTTCGAGCGCGGGGTCGTCCCCATCGAAAACAGCATCGAGGGCTCCGTCACGGAGAGTCTCGACGCCTTGGCCGACTACGACGTCTCGGTCACCCGCGAGATCGTCACCCCGATCCGACACGCCCTCCTCGCGCAGGGACCGGAGTTCGAGGTCGTCGCCAGCCACTCGCAGGCGCTCGCGCAGTGTCGCAACTGGCTCGAAGAGCACTACCCGAACGCGGGACTCGAAGCGGTCGCGTCCACGGCTCGCGGGGTCGAGCGCGCCCGCGAGGACGCCCGGGTCGCCGGGATCGGGCATCCGGACAACGCCGGCGACGATCTGGAAATTCTCGCCGAAGACATCCAGGACCGCACCTCCAACGCGACTCGCTTCCTCGTCGTGGCGCCCGAGTCCGCACGGTCCGACGCCGGTGGGAAGACGACCCTGATCGTCTACCCGAACGCGAACTACCCCGGTCTGCTGCTGGAACTCTTGGAAGCGTTCGCCGACCGCAACCTCAACCTCTCGCGGATCGAGTCGCGCCCGAGCGGCGAGCGCCTCGGCGACTACCTGTTTCACTTCGACGTCGACGCCGGGCTCTACGAGGAGCACATGGCGAAGGCGGTCGAGGATGTCGAGGCGATCGCCGACAACGGCTGGGTGCGCGTGCTCGGGTCGTACGACACCGAACATGTGTTAGAATGA
- a CDS encoding DEAD/DEAH box helicase — translation MAELSGMDAFAHLGSELRTALSEQGFSTPTEPQREAIPPLADGKNALVLAPTGTGKTETAMLPVFDAIVDARDAPGDQPRSGISALYITPLRALNRDMMDRLEWWGDRLGVEVAVRHGDTTRYERSKQADDPPDVLITTPESLQAILTGSKMRVALEDVAHVVIDEVHELASAKRGAQLTVGLERLRRVAGPFQRIGLSATVGTPEEVGKFLVGSGKRDPDHPGDREFEIVEVAAGTRTDVRVLDPPITDRDTTLAGELAVDETTASHVRTIREIVADHESTLIFVNTRQTAEALGSRFKTLAEREEKAGSIDDPTEIEVHHGSLSKDVRIDVEDRFKSGELDGLVCTSSMELGIDVGRVDHVVQYGSPREVARLLQRVGRAGHRRDLVSEGTVVTQGGDDTLEALAIARRAGAELVEPAAIHHGSLDTVANQIVGVVMDEGDVHAREAYQIVTSAYPFRDLAEETFQEIVRELDGNHLLWLDEASDTLEKSGGTWQYFYANLSMIPDESTYEVYDMSSRRGIGTLDERFVVNFAGPGETFIQRGEMWRITEVDEEEERVNVTPIADPAGEVPSWIGREIPVPKPVAEEVGRIRGEAAEALAAGSTPEAVAGDLAERYPADERTIATALKPVVDHVDADHPVPTDRRIVIEGSARTVAVNAAFGHEVNETLARLLAALVGQRAGSSIGMDVDPYRIEFEVPHGVGPGTFREVLETTDPDRLEAYLELALKNSDALKFTLAQVAAKFGSIKRYREGRGRFGGDRLLAALEGTPVYDEALREVFHADLAVGETAELLEDVQDGSIDLAIARERTPLGIAGRSSGTEFLVPENADADVIETIRERIRNDRVILFCLHCADWKRTTKVRRVPDQPKCPDCGSTRVATLNPWDEETVTAVRATEKDEEQERRTKRAHRAASLVQTHGKRAVIALAARGVGPHNAARIINKLREDEDEFYRDVLRQEREYARTQSFWD, via the coding sequence ATGGCGGAACTGTCGGGCATGGACGCCTTCGCCCACCTCGGGAGCGAACTCCGCACGGCGCTCTCCGAGCAGGGGTTCTCGACGCCGACGGAGCCGCAGCGCGAAGCGATCCCGCCGCTGGCCGACGGGAAGAACGCCCTCGTCCTCGCCCCGACGGGCACCGGGAAGACGGAGACGGCGATGCTCCCCGTCTTCGACGCCATCGTCGACGCCCGCGACGCGCCCGGCGACCAGCCTCGCTCGGGCATCTCCGCGCTCTACATCACGCCTCTCCGGGCGCTCAACCGCGACATGATGGACCGATTGGAGTGGTGGGGCGACCGGCTCGGCGTCGAGGTCGCGGTGCGCCACGGCGACACCACGCGATACGAGCGGAGCAAGCAGGCCGACGACCCGCCGGACGTGCTGATCACGACACCGGAGAGCCTCCAAGCGATCTTGACGGGCTCGAAGATGCGGGTCGCCCTCGAAGACGTCGCGCACGTCGTGATAGACGAGGTTCACGAGCTCGCCTCGGCGAAGCGCGGTGCCCAGCTTACGGTCGGACTCGAACGCCTCCGGCGCGTGGCGGGGCCGTTCCAGCGGATCGGGCTCTCCGCGACCGTGGGGACCCCCGAGGAGGTCGGGAAGTTCCTCGTCGGGAGCGGCAAGCGCGACCCCGACCATCCCGGCGACCGGGAGTTCGAGATAGTCGAGGTCGCGGCCGGGACCCGGACCGACGTGCGCGTGCTCGACCCGCCGATTACGGACCGCGACACGACCCTCGCCGGGGAGCTGGCGGTCGACGAGACAACCGCGAGTCACGTCCGGACGATCCGCGAGATCGTCGCCGACCACGAGTCGACGCTGATCTTCGTCAACACGCGGCAGACAGCCGAGGCACTCGGCTCGCGGTTCAAGACGCTCGCGGAGCGGGAGGAGAAGGCGGGAAGTATCGACGATCCCACTGAGATCGAGGTCCACCACGGCTCGCTCTCGAAGGACGTGCGGATCGACGTTGAGGACCGGTTCAAGTCGGGCGAGCTCGACGGCCTCGTCTGCACCTCCTCGATGGAACTCGGCATCGACGTGGGGCGCGTCGACCACGTGGTGCAGTACGGGAGTCCGCGCGAGGTTGCCCGCCTACTCCAACGGGTCGGGCGCGCCGGACACCGCCGCGATCTGGTCTCCGAGGGCACCGTCGTGACGCAGGGCGGCGACGACACCCTCGAAGCGCTCGCGATCGCGCGACGCGCCGGCGCCGAACTCGTGGAGCCGGCCGCGATCCACCACGGCAGCCTCGATACGGTCGCGAACCAGATCGTCGGGGTCGTGATGGACGAGGGCGACGTACACGCCCGCGAGGCGTACCAGATCGTCACGAGCGCGTATCCCTTCCGAGACCTCGCCGAGGAGACGTTCCAGGAGATCGTCCGCGAACTGGACGGCAACCATCTGCTGTGGCTCGACGAGGCGTCGGACACGCTCGAAAAGTCGGGCGGCACGTGGCAGTACTTCTACGCGAACCTCTCGATGATCCCCGACGAGTCAACCTACGAGGTGTACGATATGTCCTCGCGTCGGGGTATCGGCACCCTCGACGAGCGGTTCGTCGTCAACTTCGCCGGGCCGGGCGAGACGTTCATCCAGCGCGGCGAGATGTGGCGGATCACCGAGGTCGACGAGGAGGAGGAGCGCGTGAACGTCACGCCCATCGCCGACCCCGCCGGCGAGGTGCCCTCGTGGATCGGGCGGGAGATTCCGGTCCCGAAGCCCGTTGCGGAGGAGGTCGGGCGGATTCGCGGCGAGGCCGCCGAGGCGCTCGCGGCGGGGTCGACGCCCGAGGCGGTCGCGGGCGACCTCGCCGAGCGGTACCCCGCTGACGAAAGAACGATCGCGACCGCGTTGAAGCCCGTCGTCGACCACGTCGACGCCGACCACCCGGTCCCCACAGATCGTCGGATCGTGATCGAGGGGAGCGCTCGCACCGTCGCGGTCAACGCCGCCTTCGGCCACGAAGTCAACGAGACGCTCGCGCGCCTGCTCGCGGCGCTCGTGGGCCAGCGCGCGGGCTCGTCGATCGGGATGGACGTGGACCCGTACCGGATCGAGTTCGAGGTGCCTCACGGCGTCGGTCCCGGCACCTTCCGCGAGGTGTTGGAGACGACCGACCCCGACCGGTTGGAGGCGTACCTCGAACTCGCCTTAAAAAACTCCGACGCGCTCAAGTTCACGCTCGCGCAGGTCGCCGCGAAGTTCGGTTCGATCAAGCGCTACCGCGAGGGGAGAGGCCGGTTCGGCGGTGACCGCCTGCTCGCGGCGCTGGAGGGAACGCCCGTCTACGACGAGGCGCTCCGCGAGGTGTTCCACGCCGACCTCGCGGTCGGAGAGACGGCGGAGCTGTTGGAGGACGTGCAGGACGGGTCGATCGATCTCGCGATCGCCCGCGAACGCACGCCGCTGGGGATCGCCGGCCGATCGTCTGGGACGGAGTTCCTCGTTCCCGAAAACGCCGACGCCGACGTGATCGAGACGATCCGCGAGCGCATCCGGAACGACCGGGTCATCCTCTTCTGTCTCCACTGTGCCGACTGGAAGCGAACGACAAAGGTGCGGCGCGTCCCCGACCAGCCGAAGTGCCCCGACTGCGGCTCGACGCGCGTCGCCACGTTGAACCCGTGGGACGAGGAGACGGTCACGGCGGTCCGGGCGACTGAGAAGGACGAGGAGCAGGAGCGGCGCACGAAGCGCGCCCACCGCGCCGCAAGCCTCGTCCAGACCCACGGGAAGCGCGCGGTGATCGCGCTGGCGGCGCGCGGCGTCGGCCCGCACAACGCCGCGCGGATCATCAACAAGCTGCGCGAGGACGAAGACGAGTTCTACCGCGACGTGCTCCGACAGGAGCGGGAGTACGCGCGGACGCAGTCGTTCTGGGACTAG
- a CDS encoding DUF302 domain-containing protein, with protein MSIPFDPHDLDPEEYGETQTTLETDHESAIERVRKVCLDAGFGIPVEFSPSEMLNEKVDADRDPYYVLGACNPAMADRALDATDGRIGALFPCNMVIRQESPNEQVVYHVSIMKIARLLGLPTDDEEMDAIIADTGEMVDTVFAELEQ; from the coding sequence ATGTCGATCCCGTTCGATCCGCACGATCTCGACCCCGAGGAGTACGGCGAGACGCAGACGACGCTCGAAACCGATCACGAGTCGGCGATCGAGCGCGTCCGCAAGGTGTGTCTCGACGCCGGTTTCGGGATCCCGGTCGAGTTCTCCCCGTCCGAGATGCTTAACGAGAAAGTCGACGCCGACCGCGACCCCTACTACGTCCTCGGCGCCTGTAACCCCGCGATGGCCGACCGCGCGCTCGACGCGACCGACGGCCGGATCGGTGCCCTGTTCCCGTGTAACATGGTCATCCGCCAGGAGTCGCCGAACGAACAGGTCGTCTATCACGTCTCGATCATGAAGATCGCAAGGCTGCTCGGGCTCCCGACCGACGACGAGGAGATGGACGCGATCATCGCCGACACCGGCGAGATGGTCGACACCGTGTTCGCGGAACTGGAACAGTAG
- a CDS encoding DUF5789 family protein, with the protein MSDNDEAEAEEPEEPAVELGEGPDVAGEPIARVASRLTWPAKRSDLRAQEGDATIRTPEGARELDDVLAESSVPLFESRSEFVAEVEELVGRGPVATE; encoded by the coding sequence ATGAGCGACAACGACGAGGCCGAGGCGGAGGAGCCGGAAGAGCCGGCCGTCGAGCTGGGCGAGGGGCCGGACGTGGCGGGCGAGCCGATCGCCCGCGTCGCGTCCCGACTCACGTGGCCCGCGAAGCGCAGCGACCTGCGCGCTCAGGAGGGCGACGCGACGATCCGCACGCCGGAGGGCGCCCGCGAACTCGACGACGTGCTCGCGGAGTCGTCGGTCCCGCTGTTCGAGAGCCGGAGCGAGTTCGTGGCCGAGGTCGAGGAGCTCGTCGGGCGCGGTCCGGTCGCGACCGAGTAA
- a CDS encoding aminopeptidase P family protein, with the protein MTEDVHAERRERAAARLRETGADGLVCFPSRNLQYLTGFAEEPGERHLLLVVPAADRSSDTPDGGDQTAAEPTLLVPALLVPALYETQVKEETTVGAVRTWADGDDPTAAVQDLLGDLGLSEGRLLVDDTMWATFTQDLRAAAPDAEWGLASEALADLRVRKDEAELDAMRAAAAAADETVRDLRDLGADAVGMTERDLTDWIADRLAAHGGEGTSFETIVGSGPNGAKPHHGCGDREIRAGEPVVLDFGTRVDGYPSDQTRTLVFDGEPPAEYERVHETVRAAQAAAVEAVEPGVAAEAIDRAARDVIEDAGYGDAFFHRTGHGVGLDVHEEPYIVAGNDRELEPGMVFSVEPGIYLDGRFGCRIEDLVVVTEDGCERLNDTDRGWR; encoded by the coding sequence GTGACCGAAGACGTCCACGCGGAACGGCGCGAGCGCGCGGCGGCGCGGCTCCGGGAGACCGGCGCCGACGGGCTCGTCTGTTTCCCCAGTCGGAACCTCCAGTACCTCACCGGCTTCGCCGAGGAGCCGGGCGAGCGACACCTCCTGCTCGTCGTGCCGGCGGCCGATCGGAGCTCTGACACCCCCGACGGTGGCGACCAGACCGCCGCCGAACCGACCCTCCTCGTGCCGGCCCTCCTCGTGCCGGCCCTCTACGAGACGCAGGTCAAGGAGGAGACCACGGTCGGTGCGGTGCGGACGTGGGCCGACGGCGACGACCCGACCGCCGCCGTCCAGGACCTCCTCGGCGACCTCGGACTCAGCGAAGGGCGGCTCCTCGTCGACGACACGATGTGGGCGACGTTCACGCAGGACCTCCGGGCCGCCGCGCCCGACGCGGAGTGGGGACTCGCGAGCGAGGCGCTCGCCGACCTCCGCGTGCGGAAGGACGAGGCCGAGTTGGACGCGATGCGCGCCGCCGCGGCGGCCGCCGACGAGACGGTCCGGGACCTCCGCGATCTCGGCGCGGACGCGGTCGGGATGACCGAACGCGACCTCACCGACTGGATCGCGGACCGACTGGCCGCCCACGGCGGCGAGGGAACCTCCTTCGAGACGATCGTCGGGTCGGGGCCGAACGGGGCGAAGCCCCACCACGGCTGTGGCGACCGCGAGATCCGGGCGGGCGAGCCGGTCGTACTCGACTTTGGCACCCGAGTCGACGGCTACCCCTCGGATCAGACGCGGACGCTCGTCTTCGACGGCGAGCCGCCCGCCGAGTACGAGCGTGTCCACGAGACCGTCAGGGCGGCGCAGGCCGCCGCGGTCGAGGCGGTCGAACCGGGCGTCGCCGCCGAGGCGATCGATCGGGCCGCCCGCGATGTCATCGAGGACGCCGGGTACGGCGACGCGTTCTTCCACCGCACCGGCCACGGGGTCGGGCTCGACGTCCACGAGGAGCCGTACATCGTGGCCGGCAACGACCGGGAACTGGAGCCGGGGATGGTGTTCTCGGTGGAGCCGGGGATCTACCTCGACGGGCGGTTCGGCTGTCGGATCGAGGACCTCGTCGTCGTCACCGAGGACGGGTGTGAGCGGCTGAACGACACCGACCGCGGCTGGCGGTGA
- a CDS encoding DUF7543 family protein, whose protein sequence is MPWSLGREDDVITEWERSDGYATVRVRERGDGGFVARLDVMEQAADESAYERERFDDREAALDRAAAWREERDIDA, encoded by the coding sequence ATGCCCTGGTCACTGGGACGCGAAGACGACGTGATCACCGAGTGGGAGCGCTCCGACGGCTACGCGACGGTCCGGGTCCGCGAGCGCGGCGACGGCGGGTTCGTCGCCCGTCTCGACGTGATGGAGCAGGCCGCCGACGAGTCGGCCTACGAGCGCGAGCGGTTCGACGACCGCGAGGCCGCGCTCGACCGCGCGGCGGCGTGGCGCGAGGAACGCGACATCGACGCCTGA
- a CDS encoding PQQ-binding-like beta-propeller repeat protein, translating into MTEPTRRDWLRALGAASTAGAAGLAGCSAFDAGGPTGDDTPGNGGPGNGTDDGGSDGGDRPTEASDDGVKTQFRQGLRNTGYIDATIPESVETAWEVPANSGDHSASKGSPIEAPNGAIVLADDTGRVQSIAPDGSVNWATSISDDDRGSHGTPAIADGSLYVGTYDGVVSAVALDDGEILWQTDAGDAAAASPTYLDGKLYVAIEHATPSGSVVKMDAESGEIEWRDERPTNHPHSTVAIDREHGRLIFGSNDGHCYAWSFPELEREWAYDTGGDVKLPLAISEGIAVVPSWAGTVTGLDVEDGSQLWEFETDGGETSRGDPSPGDTGGVMCAPAVHDGEVYVGSHDSNAYAIDLQTGEKLWSTATGGWITGSAVATNDHVLVGSYDAKLYALDRDDGSVTWTAEGRGDVTSAPIVTDDGIYYAERAPQDSDEAGMCYKLVASE; encoded by the coding sequence ATGACCGAACCTACGCGTCGCGACTGGCTGCGGGCCCTCGGCGCCGCAAGCACCGCGGGCGCCGCGGGACTGGCCGGGTGTTCCGCCTTCGACGCCGGTGGACCGACCGGAGACGACACGCCCGGAAACGGGGGTCCCGGAAACGGGACCGATGACGGAGGCTCAGACGGAGGCGATCGCCCGACCGAAGCATCCGACGACGGGGTGAAGACTCAGTTCCGACAGGGCCTCCGGAACACCGGATACATCGACGCGACGATACCCGAGAGCGTCGAGACCGCGTGGGAGGTACCGGCGAACAGCGGCGACCACTCGGCCTCGAAGGGGAGCCCGATAGAGGCGCCGAACGGGGCGATCGTGCTCGCCGACGACACCGGCCGCGTGCAGTCGATCGCGCCGGACGGATCGGTGAACTGGGCGACCTCGATCAGCGACGACGACCGCGGCAGCCACGGGACGCCGGCGATCGCGGACGGGAGCCTCTACGTCGGCACCTACGACGGCGTGGTCTCGGCGGTGGCGCTCGACGACGGCGAGATCCTGTGGCAGACCGACGCCGGCGACGCGGCCGCCGCCAGCCCGACCTACCTCGACGGGAAGCTCTACGTCGCCATCGAGCACGCGACCCCGAGCGGGAGCGTCGTCAAGATGGACGCGGAAAGCGGCGAGATCGAGTGGCGCGACGAGCGGCCCACCAACCACCCGCACTCGACGGTCGCGATCGACCGGGAGCACGGCCGCCTCATCTTCGGCTCCAACGACGGCCACTGCTACGCGTGGTCGTTCCCCGAGTTGGAGCGCGAGTGGGCCTACGACACCGGCGGCGACGTGAAGCTCCCCCTCGCGATCAGCGAGGGGATCGCGGTCGTCCCCTCGTGGGCGGGAACCGTCACGGGACTCGACGTCGAGGACGGATCCCAGCTGTGGGAGTTCGAGACCGACGGCGGGGAGACGTCGAGGGGCGATCCGTCCCCGGGGGACACGGGCGGCGTCATGTGCGCCCCGGCGGTGCACGACGGCGAGGTGTACGTCGGCAGCCACGACAGCAACGCCTACGCGATCGACCTCCAGACCGGCGAGAAGCTGTGGTCGACCGCGACGGGCGGCTGGATCACCGGAAGCGCGGTCGCCACGAACGACCACGTGCTCGTCGGCTCGTACGACGCGAAGCTGTACGCGCTCGACCGCGACGACGGGTCGGTCACCTGGACCGCCGAGGGACGCGGCGACGTGACCAGCGCGCCCATCGTGACCGACGACGGGATCTACTACGCGGAGCGCGCCCCGCAGGACTCCGACGAGGCCGGGATGTGCTACAAGCTGGTCGCGAGCGAGTGA
- a CDS encoding tRNA(Ile)(2)-agmatinylcytidine synthase, giving the protein MPIVAVDDTDSRERGMCTTYVGARLAERLDAAGGRVRRRLLVRLNPAVKHKTRGNAAVALHVSGVEAEAAFDLAAETVREFAAADDPRTSPGVVVADIDVAGDPSDPSASAPPFPPSAASTAPIPADVADFARRALRHRLSLDEALTLADDHGFRHAAFGSGGETNTEAVAGRGRIGALAAVGAPAAFDDWTVERISYRELDRCGTPRDVDIESVFAAADRGYPTVWDTVDRGTGEAVCVPNAPGPILHGIRGDDANACREIAEEIASEPVERTATFLTNQGTDAHLAPGAIGDLRDGAGYRVAGVVASEPETKRGGHVHVDVAAPDDDRVPRLRCVAFKPTGRFRDRVRALRPGDRVTVCGEHEVRLIGDSGGAEDDGNDGPDSGQSTATLKLEKFAVRDLVETEPAVPTCPDCGRSMSSAGRGQGYRCRDCGTDAPGKVEESIDRELEPGWYEVPPSARRHVAKPLVRGGFDGPIHPER; this is encoded by the coding sequence ATGCCCATCGTCGCCGTCGACGACACCGACTCCCGCGAGCGCGGGATGTGCACGACATACGTCGGCGCGCGGCTGGCCGAACGGCTTGACGCGGCCGGAGGTCGCGTCCGTCGCCGACTCCTCGTTCGGCTCAACCCCGCGGTGAAACACAAGACCCGGGGCAACGCCGCGGTCGCGCTCCACGTCTCTGGCGTCGAGGCCGAGGCGGCGTTCGACCTCGCCGCGGAGACCGTCCGGGAGTTCGCGGCGGCCGACGACCCCCGGACCTCGCCCGGCGTCGTCGTCGCCGACATCGACGTGGCGGGCGACCCGTCTGACCCAAGCGCGAGCGCCCCGCCGTTCCCTCCGAGCGCCGCGAGCACCGCACCGATTCCCGCCGACGTGGCGGACTTCGCCCGACGCGCGCTCCGGCACCGCCTCTCGCTCGACGAGGCGCTCACACTCGCCGACGATCACGGCTTCCGCCACGCGGCGTTCGGATCCGGCGGGGAGACGAATACGGAGGCCGTCGCCGGGCGCGGCCGGATCGGCGCGCTCGCGGCGGTCGGCGCCCCCGCAGCGTTCGACGACTGGACCGTCGAGCGCATCTCCTACCGCGAGCTCGATCGCTGCGGTACGCCCCGCGACGTCGATATCGAGAGCGTCTTCGCGGCCGCCGACCGGGGATACCCGACCGTCTGGGACACCGTCGACCGCGGGACGGGCGAGGCGGTCTGCGTCCCCAACGCCCCCGGACCGATCTTACACGGGATCCGCGGGGACGACGCCAACGCGTGTCGCGAGATCGCCGAGGAGATCGCCTCTGAGCCGGTCGAGCGCACCGCGACGTTTCTGACGAATCAGGGCACCGACGCGCACCTCGCGCCGGGCGCGATCGGCGACCTCCGCGACGGCGCGGGGTATCGCGTCGCCGGCGTCGTCGCGAGCGAGCCGGAGACGAAACGCGGGGGACACGTCCACGTCGACGTGGCTGCGCCCGACGATGATCGCGTTCCGCGCCTCCGGTGTGTCGCGTTCAAACCGACCGGTCGGTTCCGCGACCGCGTGCGCGCTCTCCGTCCCGGCGACCGGGTGACGGTGTGCGGCGAGCACGAGGTCCGGCTGATCGGGGATTCTGGGGGCGCCGAAGACGACGGAAACGACGGCCCCGATAGCGGTCAGTCGACCGCGACGCTGAAACTGGAGAAGTTCGCCGTGCGCGACCTCGTCGAGACCGAGCCCGCCGTGCCGACCTGCCCCGACTGCGGGCGGTCGATGTCCTCGGCGGGGCGGGGGCAGGGGTACCGCTGTCGCGACTGCGGAACGGACGCACCCGGCAAGGTCGAAGAGTCGATCGATCGGGAGTTAGAACCCGGTTGGTACGAGGTCCCGCCGAGCGCCCGGCGACACGTCGCGAAGCCGCTCGTCCGCGGCGGGTTCGACGGCCCGATTCATCCGGAGCGGTGA
- a CDS encoding transcriptional regulator, producing MSRTALIENITAMLEDADFLVSDRCAVRPKSFDVAARRDEDLVLLKILGNVDALDAETGAEMRRLGEYLQATPMVIGIRTRDEELKPGVVYFRHGVPVINPDTGYDLFVEGMPPLIYAAPGGLYVSLDGDLLADEREERGWSLGRLATELGVSRRTVSKYEDGMNASIEVAIQLEDLFNEPFSSPVDVLDGAGEVRDADPTPSAPETDPDDEHVLHVLTNAGFTVHPTARAPFKAVSEDEGSSPARVLTGHSTFTPAAEKRARIMSSIGEVARTRSVYFTEENEDRESVDGTALVSCEELADISDPEGIRELIRDRAKAPSEA from the coding sequence ATGTCCCGGACTGCGCTGATCGAAAACATCACCGCGATGCTGGAGGACGCAGACTTCCTCGTTAGCGACCGGTGTGCGGTCCGGCCCAAGAGCTTCGACGTGGCGGCCCGGCGCGACGAGGACCTCGTCCTCTTGAAGATCCTCGGAAACGTCGACGCGCTCGACGCGGAGACCGGCGCGGAGATGCGCCGACTCGGCGAGTATCTACAGGCGACGCCGATGGTGATCGGGATCCGGACCCGCGACGAGGAGCTGAAGCCGGGCGTCGTCTACTTCCGGCACGGCGTCCCGGTGATAAATCCCGATACGGGGTACGACCTGTTCGTCGAGGGGATGCCCCCGCTCATCTACGCGGCCCCCGGCGGGCTCTACGTCAGCCTCGACGGCGACCTGCTGGCCGACGAGCGCGAGGAGCGCGGCTGGTCGCTCGGCCGTCTCGCCACCGAACTCGGCGTCTCGCGACGCACCGTCTCGAAGTACGAAGACGGGATGAACGCCTCCATCGAGGTGGCGATCCAGCTGGAAGATCTGTTCAACGAGCCGTTCTCCAGCCCGGTCGACGTGCTGGACGGCGCCGGCGAGGTCCGCGACGCCGACCCCACCCCCTCGGCGCCCGAGACCGACCCCGACGACGAGCACGTCCTCCACGTGCTCACGAACGCGGGATTCACGGTCCACCCGACCGCCCGGGCGCCGTTCAAGGCCGTCTCGGAGGACGAGGGGAGCTCCCCCGCGCGGGTGCTGACCGGTCACTCGACGTTCACGCCGGCCGCGGAGAAGCGCGCGCGGATCATGTCCTCGATCGGCGAGGTAGCGCGCACCCGCTCCGTCTACTTCACCGAGGAGAACGAGGATCGCGAGTCGGTCGACGGAACCGCCCTCGTCTCCTGTGAGGAGCTCGCAGATATCTCCGACCCCGAGGGAATCCGCGAGCTCATCCGCGACCGGGCGAAGGCGCCGTCCGAGGCCTGA